A region from the Flavobacteriales bacterium genome encodes:
- a CDS encoding MFS transporter produces the protein MDRGKNTAGLKENLEQFTLLIVVNAFVGGMVGLERSIFFEFAEQEFGISSTSAIMSFIVAFGVIAERYGLTPYPFYLGIGIVCLGLLLSAVWIRDTRRFVQTETRTNRQALLSNVYLDTSFRHITLSSVTQAGLVNNLNDGMIWGSLPILLLTFGYNNAELGVLTAIYPAVWGIGQLFTGKMADHSSRKDMLFWGMLLQGIAILVLPISSSFIVIALVSVSIGIGTALVYPTLLTVIASTVNPQQRAESLGCFDCDAIWVTRSERCFRALLPTPTESNRRYGVLGS, from the coding sequence ATGGATCGAGGAAAGAATACGGCGGGTCTCAAAGAAAACTTGGAACAGTTTACCCTTCTCATCGTAGTAAACGCCTTCGTAGGTGGAATGGTCGGACTCGAACGTTCCATTTTTTTTGAATTCGCCGAGCAGGAGTTTGGCATCTCTTCCACTTCGGCGATCATGTCTTTCATCGTCGCATTCGGGGTCATCGCAGAACGGTATGGTCTTACCCCCTATCCTTTTTACCTGGGCATTGGAATTGTGTGCCTTGGACTATTGCTTTCCGCAGTTTGGATTCGCGATACGCGTCGCTTCGTGCAAACCGAAACGCGGACGAACCGACAGGCTTTGCTGTCAAATGTGTATTTAGATACTTCATTCCGCCACATAACGCTCAGCTCTGTCACGCAAGCAGGGCTCGTGAACAACCTAAACGACGGCATGATTTGGGGCTCATTACCGATTCTGCTCTTGACCTTTGGGTATAACAATGCTGAATTAGGAGTTTTAACGGCTATTTATCCGGCCGTTTGGGGAATAGGCCAACTATTTACGGGTAAAATGGCCGATCATTCCTCGAGAAAAGACATGCTGTTTTGGGGAATGCTGCTGCAGGGAATAGCCATCCTCGTATTGCCCATTTCTAGTTCCTTTATCGTCATCGCCCTTGTTTCTGTATCGATAGGTATTGGAACGGCTTTAGTTTATCCGACCCTTTTAACGGTGATCGCATCTACGGTGAACCCTCAACAGAGAGCCGAAAGCTTGGGGTGTTTCGACTGTGACGCGATTTGGGTTACGCGTTCGGAGCGTTGCTTTCGGGCATTATTGCCGACGCCTACGGAGTCGAACCGGCGATATGGAGTGTTGGGCTCCTAA
- a CDS encoding DNA-3-methyladenine glycosylase I produces the protein MNKIPENTYCHYALQQAKDDVHRVYHDTEYGFPLTNDDQLFGRLVLEINQAGLSWTTILNKKENFVRAYSNFEISVVASYGEADVERLLHDAGIIRNKLKLDAAIHNAQRIQELQREFGSFKSWLDHHKGLSKPEWVKLFKKTFKFTGGEITGEFLMSTGYLPGSHHPNCPVYKLLH, from the coding sequence ATGAATAAGATTCCCGAAAACACCTATTGCCATTATGCCTTACAGCAAGCCAAAGACGATGTACACAGGGTGTACCACGACACCGAATACGGATTCCCATTGACCAACGACGACCAACTTTTCGGTCGCTTGGTACTAGAGATCAATCAGGCCGGGCTATCGTGGACCACTATTCTCAATAAGAAGGAGAATTTTGTTCGGGCCTACTCGAATTTCGAGATCTCCGTAGTTGCGTCTTATGGTGAAGCGGACGTTGAGCGATTACTCCATGATGCCGGAATCATAAGAAACAAACTAAAGCTCGACGCCGCAATACACAACGCACAACGGATACAAGAATTGCAGCGGGAGTTCGGTTCTTTCAAGTCGTGGCTCGATCACCACAAAGGACTTTCGAAACCAGAATGGGTGAAGCTCTTCAAAAAGACCTTTAAGTTCACGGGCGGAGAGATCACCGGGGAATTCCTAATGAGTACCGGTTACTTGCCCGGTTCACATCATCCAAATTGTCCGGTGTACAAATTACTACACTAA